The following are encoded together in the Daucus carota subsp. sativus chromosome 5, DH1 v3.0, whole genome shotgun sequence genome:
- the LOC108221867 gene encoding receptor-like protein 47, with translation MLCHDHERSALLHFKQSLPASSSSSAYSKTASWKASGNSSRDCCSWDGIECDEATGYVIGLDLSSSLTNATLHSNSTLFSLVHLQNLNLAENNFMNSLIPPEISLLSSLSFINLSNSLFSGQIPQELSGMSKLASLDLSNNYLYGDFPIAIFNLPGLLVLNVSGNQNLRGYLPEFNKTSLFRELNIAFTEFSGTIPFSIGNLNSLTKLQLIKCHFSGSIPASIGNMTELNFLSLAYNMFNKSDDLSWVQKLTKLTVLDLAKTNLYGDLQPSFANLTQLTILSLGNNSFVGEIPLWLRNMTQLMYLDLGYNELTGQIPRSFSQLKNLEFLSLSQNNFTGTVEADIFLSSRNLAFLDLSGCQITSNSPHHSNFSLPKLELLVLCFCNLTEFPYFLQFASFERNSVSIQSKSLRYIDIGNNMLQGNLPNPPPKTYSYVVGNNRITGEISPMICGVKSLKVLDLSSNNMGGPIPHCLADSLEAFFLQNNNFSGTIPQTYPKECDLKLMDMSQNQLTGEVPKSLSNCKMLQILDLSKNQLKQSFPTWLGTLPRLQVLLLHFNMLHGEIGSPRSPLEFPLLRIINLSHNALTGALPVNIQFWNVMKVVRTGTRPYMDTDLYFTVILDHFHFTYDYHRYSSMTVTNKGAEREYNKISNIFTAIDLSSNKFTGQVPESLGSLKALQLLDLSNNDLTGSIPPSLGNLTQLESLDLSRNKLSGVIPQQLAAQLNFLSFFNVSHNHLTGRIPQGTQFSTFDNNSYIGNSGLCGFPVSKNCGALQSPPDDNEDGSEEDKFPSGFDWLFILLGLGSGLVVGFVVGDISMDRHPWLIRRIVRKFGRTQKKPRMRRRQIIRA, from the exons ATGTTGTGCCACGATCACGAGAGATCCGCTCTTTTACATTTTAAACAGAGCCTTCCTGCTTCTTCTAGTTCATCTGCTTACTCAAAGACTGCATCTTGGAAGGCTAGCGGAAATAGTAGCAGGGATTGCTGCTCGTGGGACGGGATCGAGTGTGATGAAGCTACTGGTTACGTTATTGGTCTTGACCTCAGTAGCAGTCTTACAAATGCTACTCTTCACTCCAACAGCACCCTGTTTAGCCTTGTTCACCTTCAGAACCTAAACCTCGCAGAAAATAACTTCATGAACTCTTTAATCCCACCCGAGATCTCCCTTCTTTCAAGTTTGTCCTTTATAAACCTCTCAAACTCTTTATTTTCCGGCCAAATTCCACAAGAGTTGTCAGGAATGTCCAAATTGGCTTCCCTTGATTTGTCTAACAACTATTTGTATGGAGACTTTCCGATTGCCATTTTCAATTTACCAGGCCTGCTTGTTCTTAATGTGAGTGGTAATCAAAATCTCCGTGGTTATCTTCCAGAGTTCAACAAAACAAGCCTCTTCAGGGAACTGAATATTGCTTTCACAGAATTCTCTGGTACCATACCGTTCTCAATTGGGAATCTGAACTCATTGACTAAGTTACAACTCATAAAATGCCACTTTTCTGGATCAATTCCGGCCTCAATTGGTAACATGACCgaacttaattttttatcactTGCTTACAACATGTTTAATAAGTCAGATGATCTCTCTTGGGTTCAGAAGCTAACTAAACTGACTGTGTTAGACCTTGCTAAAACTAATCTATATGGTGACCTCCAACCATCTTTTGCAAACCTCACCCAACTTACTATTCTTTCACTTGGAAATAATTCGTTTGTTGGTGAAATCCCATTGTGGCTGAGGAACATGACCCAATTAATGTATTTAGATTTGGGTTATAATGAACTAACTGGTCAGATTCCTCGCTCATTTTCTCAACTCAAGAACCTGGAATTTCTATCTCTTTCTCAAAATAACTTCACTGGTACAGTGGAGGCTGATATTTTTTTGAGTTCAAGAAACCTTGCCTTTCTCGATCTATCCGGGTGCCAGATAACGTCAAATTCCCCCCATCACTCTAACTTTAGTCTTCCAAAGCTTGAACTTTTGGTTTTGTGTTTTTGCAACTTAACAGAGTTTCCATACTTCCTGCAGTTTGCGA GCTTTGAACGGAATTCAGTTTCTATTCAAAGTAAGAGTTTAAGATACATAGACATCGGCAATAATATGCTACAAGGGAATCTCCCAAATCCACCACCAAAAACATATTCCTACGTTGTGGGTAACAACAGAATAACAGGGGAGATTTCACCCATGATATGTGGTGTCAAGTCTCTAAAAGTACTAGATTTGTCAAGTAACAACATGGGTGGGCCAATTCCTCACTGCCTCGCTGATTCTTTGGAAGCCTTTTTTCTCCAAAACAACAACTTTTCTGGTACAATTCCTCAAACATACCCAAAAGAATGCGACCTGAAGTTGATGGACATGAGTCAAAACCAGTTAACAGGGGAAGTTCCAAAATCATTGTCAAATTGTAAAATGCTACAGATTTTGGATCTGTCAAAAAATCAGTTGAAACAAAGTTTCCCCACTTGGTTGGGAACTCTTCCACGATTACAAGTTCTTCTTCTGCATTTCAACATGCTTCATGGTGAGATTGGTAGTCCCAGGAGTCCTTTGGAGTTCCCATTGTTGCGCATTATTAATCTCTCACATAATGCTTTGACTGGTGCTTTGCCTGTGAATATCCAATTTTGGAATGTGATGAAAGTTGTTCGTACAGGCACCAGACCATATATGGACACAGACTTGTATTTTACGGTTATTCTTGACCATTTCCATTTCACGTACGATTACCATCGTTACAGCTCAATGACTGTTACCAACAAAGGTGCAGAGAGGGAGTACAACaagatttcaaatattttcactGCAATTGACCTTTCAAGTAACAAGTTCACAGGACAGGTTCCCGAATCTCTTGGAAGTCTAAAGGCTCTTCAGTTGCTCGACCTTTCAAACAATGATCTTACAGGTTCGATTCCTCCATCACTCGGGAACCTGACACAGCTTGAATCGTTGGACCTTTCACGTAACAAGCTCTCAGGAGTCATCCCTCAACAGTTAGCAGCGCAGCTCAACTTTCTCTCTTTCTTCAATGTGTCTCACAACCATCTAACAGGTCGCATACCACAAGGCACGCAGTTCAGTACATTTGACAACAATTCTTACATTGGAAACTCGGGACTATGTGGATTCCCAGTATCTAAGAATTGTGGAGCACTGCAGTCACCACCTGATGACAACGAGGATGGTTCTGAGGAAGATAAGTTTCCAAGTGGATTTGATTGGTTATTCATATTACTAGGACTTGGAAGTGGGCTTGTTGTTGGCTTTGTTGTGGGAGACATTTCAATGGATAGACACCCCTGGCTGATTCGTCGGATTGTTCGGAAATTCGGCCGGACACAGAAGAAACCTAGGATGCGGAGGAGGCAGATCATTCGGGCTTAA